The genomic interval GACAGTTAttgacaaatattttctttcaattcaCATACAAAAATTTAAGCATTGAATtatcttaaatattatttttatcatttttagcagtgaatattcacaaataaaagcagaacaggaaacaaaaaaattatttgagaGACCTAGTCCTCTTTGGTTAGCTGCTTATCTTGTTAcaatatgaaaaaattatttcacacacatgcatgaatttCTGCTACTAATATTCAAATATCTTCAATTATTTGAAAAATCACTTCTAGTTTATTGGCTTATTTGATTATATCATAACctgaaatataaagtattttttaaaaaaaacctataaaatcCTTCATTTTATAATAGATGTTTTAAACCAGGCAATGAAAATGCCAGTTATTTTACAGTGCCATATATTTGTTTGCAACTTCTCTAATTCTTACTGATAATGAAGTCTTCCCTTTTATCCCTATTTTGACCATTATTGCTAGCAGCTCAGAAATAATGTagagaaagattgtttttttcttaaagaataatatataggagagaaggaaaatcatctaaaataaaatgttgaattaaattaaattggaATAATACACTCTATAATTCTCAAGTACTTTGATATTCATTATTTTCAAGCAGACAATAACTACTTCATTCTGTAAAGAGTGAAACCAAAATTTATAAATGTGTGAACTCAGTTTCAATGATATTATATAACTCTTCTCCATTCACCTGTCAATTCCCATGTGAATCCTCTGTTCATATAGTATCCAGACTACTGGTtgtattaattataaaaatgattaagaTAGATAATGGTGAGTTTATATCCAGACCACCACCTTGAGTAGTCATCTTGTTGGtatctaaaataatttttcctgCTTAGAACTTGTCTGAGAAAATAATATTGATGAATTCTTGAAAATACTTTGCTtcgaaataaattattttctctgtCATCTTGAGCAATCTGACCCAGGTTTCTGCCCCACCcaccataattttattttagaccTAATTTTCCTAGAACCTTCTCACGAATTTGCCTTGTCTTTACACAGTACACAATGGGGTTCATCAGAGGTGGCACTAGCAAGAAGATGTCAGCAATAAGGATCATGGCCATAGGTGACTTGTGCTTGCCAAAGCGGTGCATGGATGCTAAAGCAATGATGGGCACATAGAAGATTAGCACAGCACAGATGTGGGAGACACAGGTATTGAGGGCCTTGAGGCGCTCTTTATGGGATCCGATGCCCATCACAGTCTTCAGGATGAACACATAGGAGACAGCAATGAACATACTGTCTGACATCATACAGAGTGCAACAAAGAACCCATAGAAAAAGTTGACTGTGTTGTCAGAGCAGGCCAGCTTCATGACATCCTGATGGAGACAATAGGAGTGAGAAAGGAGGCTTTTCCGGCAATATGCCAGTCTTTTCAGAGTGAAAGGAAATGGAAGCACTAGAAGCATGCTTTTAATGAGAAACACCAGTCCCATTTTGGCAACTCTTGTACTGGTGAGGATAGAACTGTATCTAAGTGGGTTGCGTATGGCCAAAAAGCGGTCAAAAGACATGATCAGAAGCACTGAGGACTCCATGTCGGTGAAGCCATGGATAAAGAACTCTTGAGCAAAGCAGGCATTTGGGGAGATTCCTGTGGTGTTGAACACAAAGATCCGGAGcatggtggggagggaggagagggacagGCCCAAGTCAGAGATGGCCAGCATGGAAAGGAAATAGTACATGGGAGCATGGAGTGAGGGTTCAGTCCTGATCACAAAGAGGATGGTACAGTTGCCCAGGATGGCCACCAGGTACATGAGGCAGATGGGAATGGAGATCCACACATGAGCATACTCTAGGCCTGGGATTCCAATCAGGAAGAAGGTGGTGATCTCAATTTCTGAAGAATTGAGAATGGACATGATAGAAGACTTTACACGCATCTACTTAGAGATCTGAAGTGCCACTGCCAACATGAACTTGTCTTGcttatcttccttccttttacCACATATGCccgagagacagagaaaatgcaGTTAAAAACCAAAGAATAAGACATTTCTTTTAAGTCAACTATGAAAgagttgattcctgttatttggCAATTA from Arvicanthis niloticus isolate mArvNil1 chromosome 1, mArvNil1.pat.X, whole genome shotgun sequence carries:
- the LOC117723341 gene encoding olfactory receptor 51A7-like, whose translation is MRVKSSIMSILNSSEIEITTFFLIGIPGLEYAHVWISIPICLMYLVAILGNCTILFVIRTEPSLHAPMYYFLSMLAISDLGLSLSSLPTMLRIFVFNTTGISPNACFAQEFFIHGFTDMESSVLLIMSFDRFLAIRNPLRYSSILTSTRVAKMGLVFLIKSMLLVLPFPFTLKRLAYCRKSLLSHSYCLHQDVMKLACSDNTVNFFYGFFVALCMMSDSMFIAVSYVFILKTVMGIGSHKERLKALNTCVSHICAVLIFYVPIIALASMHRFGKHKSPMAMILIADIFLLVPPLMNPIVYCVKTRQIREKVLGKLGLK